Genomic segment of Oscillatoria salina IIICB1:
CAGCTAGAAAGCATCAGCGAGATTCGATGGGAACTCAGGAAACCCTAAATACCCTGTAAATCTACTACCTATGTGCGACAATAATCGACCAGCAGCAAGAATTCAGATCTTGTATCTGGGTTAGGGTAGCCAAGAAAAAAATTTGTCTTTGAGCATCAAAATAGTTGAGTTAGGAGTTATGCTCAAACAGCGATTTCTAACTGTAGTGAGTAAAATATTGCAGTCTTATTTTGGTAGTTAATCTTCATCTCCCTAGCCGCAAACCCCCGATTTAACCCCAGCCTAAATGAAAAAACAAAACTTCAAAAACTAGATAATTTTCCGGGTGGAATCCATCTTTGGTTGTAAGCAAAGATAGATAGGAGCGACAATTTCTGGCGTTCTCTACTGTTGAAATTTTCATTTAGAATCAGAAACTTATGCTGTCAATCAAAGGCACATTCCGTGATGGGATCGTTCAACCAAACGAATATGTTGAAAGTTACAATGGACAAGAGGTTATTATCACTTTTTTGGAAACAGATCGCCCTCCCGAACCCCCCGAAAATAACTCAGATTTTGAAGCATTAATGCAGTTGATTGAAGATTTTGCTATTGAGAGGAAAATTGCTGAACTTGCCCAGCAGCATGATCGCTATTTTTATGGTATGCCTCATGTGGAATACGATGCTTAAATGAGAGTTTAACGGTTGGCAATTTTCCCAATTTTAACCATTTCAGCAGTTATGTAGAGACGTGGCAACCTACGTCTCTTACTACTTAAATTAATTGTAAATCTTGCAGCGATCGCTCGAAAGCAGCCGTTTCTAAATCTATCTGTAATGAGCTTTGAATATTGGGATTTACTGTCACATCATCTACAGTATAAATATTGACAAAACCCCAGAAAACTGCTCTAATTTCTACTTCTCTTGGCACTAACTCAATATATTTTTTTAAGTTTCCCGGACTAATATTTAATTCTACATCGATACGGTGGTAATTTCCTACATTCACAAAGCCAAACATCTTGACATTAATTTGCGATTTTTCTTGACTAATTGCTTCTTTTATGGTACGTATACCAGTGTCAATAAGGGTTTCTAGGTAACTAGGATCGGTTAAATTTTGCTGGTATAAATCCAGTAGTCGGGCTAAAGTTTCTTCGTCTTGCTGAGAGCAAATTTCGCTGACATTAATACCTAATTTATCTTCATCGATCGTCGATTGTAACAGCGCGATCGCGTGGGATTGCCAATCTTTTTTTGTAATTTCATCTGCGACATCTATTTGTTTATAGTTTGACAGCAGCTTATCTATATTTGTAACTTGTTTGGCACCAGTTTGGAAAAGAGTTTCTCGTAGATTATAGCGAAATTCTCCCAAAGGATTTAACCACCACCAAATTCTGCGGATAGGGGATTTTCTGGATAAATGTTTGCCTTGATTCCAGCACTTTTTCAGTTCTTGATTTTGCAGATAGCACTGAAAAATAAGAATTTGCCAGTAAGGTAATTGAACCAACAATTTTCCCGCCGAAAAACTCAGATTTGATTTAATAGCTTGTTTGACTTGAATTTCTACTTCATACAATTGAAAAATACTCGTTCTTTGACCATTAATAGCTATGTGAAAATCGCGCAGAAATTTAGCAACAGCCTCTATTTGTTTTTTCAGAATTGCTTGAATGGAATTTAAATCAATTTCGTCTTCCCCAGTAACATAAATTTCGTAAACTGATTCAAGAGGAACAATTTTGCTTGAGGTGACTTGTCTCCGAGTTAATGCTGCATCAATTTCAGCGTTGAAGTTACTTAAAACTTTCTTCGCATAGTCAGCTAATAGTTTTGAATTTCCCCGCGCAGTATTAGACATAAACTAACATTACTTAAATTTGTTTAATAATTTTCTTTCTCTTCTGACGTAATTTTGAGTTGAAAATAAACCAAAATTAAAGCAATTAATAATAACACAGTCGCTGCCGCAGCCGCATAGCCAAAATCAAAACGAGCAAAAGCCTCTTGATAAATATAATAAACCAAAATGTTAGTCGAATTTAGGGGACCTCCACCTGTAATAATATAAACTTGCTCAAAGCTACGGAGAGTAAAAATAGCTGTGGTTACGATCGCAAAAACTAAACTAGGTCGTAATCCTGGTAAAGTAATATACCAAAATTTTTGCCATCCATTGGCACCATCTAATTCTGCGGCTTCGTAACGAGACTGAGGAATAGTTTGCAAACCTGCTAAAAAAACTACCATATTAAAGCCAATTTGTTTCCAGATAGTTAACAAAATTATTACAGGCATTGCCCAAATTGTACTATTTAACCAAGGAATAGGTTCCCAGCCGAAATTAATCAGAAAATTATTGACAGGTCCTTGGTTTTGAAATAGCCACCGAAATCCTAAACCAACAGCAACTAATGAAGTTATTGAAGGAAGAAAATAAGCAGTACGCAATACACCTCGTAAAGCGATAGATTGATTTAAAAGAGATGCTAGGGCTAAGGGAATAATCAAACTGGGAACAACTGTAGCAATGGTAAAATAAGTAGTGTTACCCAAAACTTGCCAAAAGTCGGGATTGACAATTAAACGTAAATAATTCCGCAAACCAATCCATTGAATACCTGTTGAGGAAAAACTACCAGTGGTAAAACTTAGTCCTAATAGA
This window contains:
- a CDS encoding carbohydrate ABC transporter permease translates to MLKPDFKSFLDRDTIAAWIFLAPALIFLGIFLFFPIAYLLGLSFTTGSFSSTGIQWIGLRNYLRLIVNPDFWQVLGNTTYFTIATVVPSLIIPLALASLLNQSIALRGVLRTAYFLPSITSLVAVGLGFRWLFQNQGPVNNFLINFGWEPIPWLNSTIWAMPVIILLTIWKQIGFNMVVFLAGLQTIPQSRYEAAELDGANGWQKFWYITLPGLRPSLVFAIVTTAIFTLRSFEQVYIITGGGPLNSTNILVYYIYQEAFARFDFGYAAAAATVLLLIALILVYFQLKITSEEKENY